In one window of Juglans regia cultivar Chandler chromosome 3, Walnut 2.0, whole genome shotgun sequence DNA:
- the LOC109007431 gene encoding probable arabinosyltransferase ARAD1, with product MAERNALSLGITSRNFLFCLFTIISILFILSWFFVLRSTGRPNFIDHNLLPNSKFLATSDNRGSATHSQNEVEPSIGNRSILVDAEEQEEETSQENAKADVKCNTNDIVLLAQQKENKVVLKVFMYDLPPEFHFGLLDWKAQGGSVWPDIRSKIPDYPGGLNLQHSIEYWLTLDLLASELPDAPNAPRSAIRVHNSSDADIIFVPFFSSLCYNRYSKADPHQRKTKNKLQQEKLVRFLIAQKEWKRSRGRDHLIVAHHPNSLLDARMKLWRAMFILSDFGRYPPNIANVDKDVIAPYKHVIGSNVNDSPDFDSRPTLLYFQGAIYRKDGGYIRQELFYLLKDEQDVHFAFGSVQKDGIKKATKGMHSSKFCLNIAGDTPSSNRLFDAIASRCVPVIISDDIELPYEDVLDYSQFCVFVRSSDALKEKFLINLIRNIGKDEWIRKWQKLKEVENFYEFQYPSKEGDAVQMIWQAVSRKVPAIRLKLNKYRRFSSYAVRSDRGVRSLPSPNNFW from the exons ATGGCTGAGAGGAATGCCTTGTCTCTTGGAATCACTTCTCGGAACTTTCTGTTTTGTTTGTTCACAATAATATCGATCTTGTTCATACTATCTTGGTTCTTTGTGCTGCGTTCAACTGGTCGTCCTAATTTCATTGACCATAATTTGTTACCCAATTCCAAGTTTCTGGCTACGAGCGACAATCGGGGTTCTGCAACCCATAGTCAGAATGAAGTTGAACCCTCAATCGGAAATCGGTCAATCCTTGTCGATgcagaagaacaagaagaagaaacatcCCAAGAAAATGCAAAAGCAGATGTGAAATGCAATACCAATGATATAGTACTTCTAGCtcagcaaaaagaaaacaaagtagtTCTTAAGGTTTTTATGTATGATTTACCCCCGGAATTTCATTTTGGACTTTTGGATTGGAAGGCTCAAGGTGGTAGTGTTTGGCCAGATATTCGAAGTAAGATACCTGATTATCCGGGTGGATTGAACTTGCAACACAGTATAGAATATTGGCTTACTTTGGATCTCCTGGCTTCCGAACTTCCTGATGCTCCAAATGCCCCTCGTAGTGCAATAAGAGTCCACAACTCCAGTGACgctgatattatttttgtaccatttttttcttccttatgCTATAACCGGTACTCCAAGGCTGACCCACACCAGAGAAAGACCAAGAATAAGTTGCAACAGGAGAAGCTAGTGAGATTTTTAATAGCCCAGAAGGAATGGAAGAGGTCAAGAGGACGTGACCACTTGATTGTGGCCCATCATCCAAATAGCCTTTTAGATGCAAGGATGAAGCTCTGGCGTGCCATGTTTATACTTTCAGACTTCGGAAGATATCCTCCAAACATAGCAAATGTTGATAAAGATGTGATTGCACCTTACAAACATGTAATCGGTTCGAATGTCAATGACTCGCCTGATTTTGATAGCCGTCCAACTTTGCTATACTTCCAAGGAGCAATCTATAGAAAGGAT GGAGGCTATATTCGGCAAGAgttattttatcttttgaagGACGAGCAAGATGTGCACTTTGCATTTGGAAGTGTGCAAAAAGATGGAATTAAGAAAGCTACCAAGGGAATGCATTCCTCAAAATTTTGCCTCAATATAGCAGGCGACACCCCGTCATCAAACCGTCTGTTTGATGCCATTGCTAGCCGCTGTGTTCCGGTCATTATTAGTGATGATATCGAACTCCCATACGAGGATGTTCTTGACTATTCTCAATTCTGCGTATTTGTTCGCTCAAGCGATgctcttaaagaaaaatttctAATAAATCTCATCAGGAATATTGGGAAGGACGAGTGGATCAGAAAGTGGCAGAAGTTGAAAGAAGTTGAAAATTTCTACGAGTTTCAGTACCCATCAAAAGAGGGTGACGCTGTCCAAATGATATGGCAGGCTGTTTCTCGTAAGGTTCCAGCTATTAGATTGAAGTTAAACAAGTACAGGCGATTCTCAAGTTATGCTGTCCGCTCTGATAGGGGGGTAAGATCGTTACCATCACCAAACAATTTTTGGTGA